The following coding sequences are from one Desulfuromonas sp. TF window:
- a CDS encoding glycosyltransferase, producing MEAGDRMRIALITTCLEVGGAERVVTSLADSFVQRGHEVLIVFLTGEAIILPKDKKVRVVGLGLNSFGTLFSAYVRLRGLLAAFRPDVVHSHLFHSNILARLIRISLRVPLLISSVHNTVEGGRLRMLAYRLTDGLTDISTNVSHEAVSSFVEKKAVNENRMVAIHNGISTEEFRFCGAARAELRRALGIDKDCKLIVAVGKLSEQKDYPNLFNALKRLDPETVRFQAFVVGEGPLKVELEDKIDSLGLRDRVRLLGVRHDVPRLMSAADVFVLPSAWEGFGLVVAEAMACQRVVVATDCGGVKEVLGDAGYLVPPRQAKGLRDALHAALNLSAIDSAEMGRKARRRVQELYSIEAAVDKWLNLYTRS from the coding sequence ATGGAGGCGGGTGATCGGATGAGGATTGCTTTAATAACCACCTGTCTTGAGGTCGGCGGCGCGGAGCGGGTTGTTACCAGCCTCGCCGATTCATTTGTGCAACGGGGGCATGAGGTTCTGATCGTCTTCCTCACGGGGGAGGCCATCATTCTGCCCAAGGACAAGAAGGTTCGCGTCGTCGGCCTGGGGCTGAACTCCTTCGGCACCCTCTTCAGCGCCTATGTGAGGCTGCGGGGGTTACTGGCCGCCTTCAGGCCCGATGTCGTGCACAGTCATCTGTTTCATTCCAATATTCTGGCGCGGCTGATACGAATCTCCTTACGCGTTCCGCTTTTGATCTCCAGCGTCCACAATACGGTCGAGGGGGGACGTCTGCGAATGCTCGCCTATCGGCTCACCGACGGGCTTACTGACATTTCAACAAACGTGAGTCATGAAGCGGTTTCGTCTTTTGTAGAAAAAAAAGCTGTCAATGAAAACCGCATGGTAGCGATCCATAACGGAATCTCTACAGAAGAATTCCGGTTCTGCGGTGCGGCCAGGGCTGAACTGCGCCGGGCACTCGGGATCGATAAGGATTGCAAACTGATCGTCGCCGTGGGCAAGCTGTCGGAGCAGAAGGACTACCCGAATCTTTTCAACGCCCTCAAGCGTCTTGATCCGGAGACCGTCCGCTTTCAGGCATTTGTCGTTGGCGAAGGGCCGCTGAAAGTGGAGCTTGAAGACAAAATTGACTCACTGGGCCTTCGTGATCGGGTCCGGCTACTCGGCGTGAGGCATGACGTCCCGAGGCTGATGTCGGCGGCGGACGTTTTCGTCCTTCCTTCTGCCTGGGAAGGATTTGGCTTGGTCGTCGCTGAAGCAATGGCCTGCCAGCGGGTAGTGGTTGCCACGGACTGCGGTGGAGTTAAGGAAGTCTTGGGGGATGCCGGATACCTTGTCCCCCCGAGGCAGGCCAAGGGCCTCAGGGATGCACTTCATGCCGCGCTGAATTTGTCCGCAATCGACAGTGCCGAGATGGGACGGAAAGCAAGAAGGCGCGTTCAAGAACTCTATTCAATTGAAGCCGCTGTTGACAAGTGGTTGAATCTTTATACCCGATCTTAG
- a CDS encoding EpsG family protein, with the protein MWPYWIMFMLPAAASLHNRWAIDSSIMSRRSQQRGAWFWAVALLTLLIGYRIEVGGDWWNYLRNFENMTDRSLVEALAMGDPGYRLLEWISHEAGWGILGVNLIGAILFSVGLAVFCRSLPRPWLALAIAVPYMVIVIAMGYTRQGIAIGLAMIGLVLLGHQSVRGFVFWVLFAAVFHKSAVLLLPIAALAATRRKIWTAVWISIVVVGAYLAMLEKSVDDLYTNYVLAGYQSQGALIRLVMNAMPAAILLIWRQRFQMTLSQMRLWVWCSIISLGLLGLYFASPSSTAIDRVALLMLPVQLAVFSHVPEVFGAKRSSNILFVLAVLLYYALVQFVWLNYATHAYAWLPYQNWLFI; encoded by the coding sequence ATGTGGCCATACTGGATCATGTTTATGCTGCCGGCTGCGGCAAGCCTGCACAATCGCTGGGCGATCGACAGCTCTATCATGAGCCGGCGGTCGCAACAGAGAGGTGCCTGGTTCTGGGCCGTTGCACTGCTGACATTATTGATCGGCTATCGCATCGAGGTAGGGGGCGACTGGTGGAACTATCTGCGCAATTTTGAAAACATGACCGATCGGAGCCTAGTCGAAGCGCTTGCAATGGGCGATCCGGGCTATCGACTCCTGGAATGGATAAGTCATGAAGCCGGTTGGGGCATTCTGGGCGTTAACCTGATAGGTGCCATTCTTTTTTCTGTGGGACTTGCTGTTTTCTGTCGCAGCCTGCCCCGGCCCTGGTTGGCCCTGGCAATAGCCGTACCCTACATGGTCATTGTTATAGCCATGGGTTATACTCGCCAGGGTATCGCCATCGGATTAGCGATGATCGGTCTGGTGCTGCTCGGACATCAGTCCGTGCGTGGCTTTGTCTTCTGGGTTTTGTTTGCCGCCGTTTTCCATAAATCGGCCGTGCTGCTGCTGCCTATTGCCGCGTTGGCCGCCACCAGACGCAAGATTTGGACAGCTGTATGGATCTCAATAGTGGTAGTGGGGGCGTACCTCGCCATGTTGGAGAAATCGGTTGACGATCTCTATACAAACTATGTCCTGGCCGGCTACCAGTCGCAAGGTGCCTTGATTCGTCTTGTAATGAATGCCATGCCTGCTGCCATTCTGCTTATCTGGAGGCAGCGCTTCCAGATGACACTTTCTCAAATGCGATTATGGGTATGGTGTTCCATCATCTCTCTGGGACTGCTGGGATTGTACTTTGCCAGCCCCTCCAGCACCGCGATCGATCGCGTAGCCCTTCTGATGCTTCCAGTGCAACTGGCGGTCTTTTCCCATGTCCCAGAGGTCTTCGGAGCAAAGCGCAGCAGTAACATTCTATTTGTACTGGCAGTACTGCTGTATTATGCACTGGTGCAGTTCGTCTGGCTCAATTACGCCACTCATGCCTATGCGTGGCTGCCTTATCAGAACTGGCTGTTTATATAA